A section of the Salmo salar chromosome ssa05, Ssal_v3.1, whole genome shotgun sequence genome encodes:
- the LOC106605098 gene encoding lysophospholipid acyltransferase 5 isoform X2, producing MAAPLMEKLSESLGSPEPAVRLILSVLVGTQLYHSALCVLVQFLMMRLMGRTITTVLASFIFQMAYLLSGYYYTATEEYDIKWTMPQCVLALKLIGLSFDYYDGGQEPSKLNEEQKRSALANVPSLLEVIGFSYFYGGFLVGPQFTLRSYQRLVKGELTDCPGQPPNSVIPAMKRFSLGLLCLVIYAIFSPHYPDSYYLTDEYDAQPFWYRCVFILLWAKVILYKYVSCWVIAEGVCILSGLGYNGLGQNGEHQWDACANMKVWTFETTPLFTGTIASFNINTNAWVARHVFKRLKFLGNKLLSQVTALAFLAIWHGTHSGYLLCFSMEFIIVNVERQAQALVRDSPLLTRLANSPLYPLIYLVQQFIHWLFMGYPLVPFCLFTYDKWLRVYSSIYFCGHIFFFTLYLGIPYLRKVLVPRKERSEKKED from the exons GCACACAGCTCTATCACTCTGCATTATGCGTCCTTGTCCAGTTCCTGATGATGAGGCTTATGGGAAGGACGATAACAACCGTCCTGGCCAGCTTTATTTTTCAAATG GCATACCTGCTTTCAGGCTACTACTACACAGCTACAGAAGAATACGATATCAAATGGACCATGCCCCAATGTGTCCTTGCACTCAAACTTATCG GTTTGTCATTTGATTACTATGACGGTGGCCAGGAACCA tCCAAGTTGAATGAGGAGCAGAAGAGGTCAGCCCTGGCCAATGTTCCCTCTCTGCTGGAGGTTATCGGCTTCTCCTACTTCTACGGAGGCTTTCTGGTGGGACCCCAGTTCACGCTGCGCAGCTACCAGAGGCTAGTCAAAGGGGAGCTCACCGACTGCCCGGGACAGCCACCTAACAG tGTTATACCTGCTATGAAGCGGTTCTCCCTCGGCCTCCTCTGCCTGGTGATCTACGCAATATTTAGTCCGCACTACCCAGATAGCTATTACCTAACAGACGAGTACGAC GCGCAGCCGTTCTGGTACCGCTGTGTCTTCATCCTCCTTTGGGCCAAAGTCATCCTGTACAAATATGTTAGCTGCTGGGTCATAGCG GAGGGAGTCTGTATACTCTCTGGCCTTGGCTATAATGGGCTGGGTCAGAATGGCGAGCACCAATGGGACGCCTGCGCAAATATGAAGGTGTGGACGTTTGAGACCACACCCCTTTTTACAGGCACCATCGCCTCCTTCAACATAAACACCAACGCCTGGGTGGCCAG GCACGTGTTTAAGCGGTTGAAGTTCCTGGGTAATAAGCTCCTGTCTCAGGTGACCGCGCTTGCGTTCCTGGCCATCTGGCATGGCACGCACTCTGGATACCTCCTCTGCTTCTCCATGGAGTTCATCATCGTAAATGTGGAGAGACAG GCCCAAGCGCTGGTGAGGGATAGTCCCCTGCTGACCCGCCTGGCCAACagtcctctctaccccctcatcTACCTGGTCCAGCAGTTCATCCACTGGCTCTTCATGGGCTATCCTTTGGTGCCCTTCTGCCTCTTCACCTACGACAAGTGGCTCAGG GTGTATTCATCCATTTATTTCTGCGGCCACATATTCTTCTTCACGTTGTATCTAGGCATCCCATATCTCCGCAAGGTGCTGGTACCTAGAAAAGAACGGAGCGAGAAAAAGGAGGACTAG